DNA sequence from the Antedon mediterranea chromosome 7, ecAntMedi1.1, whole genome shotgun sequence genome:
CACACACACCCAcgatctgtatctatcctgagtgtGTTTCCGCTCAACCGCCCGTCCGCTTCCCTTtttgtaaatggtcataagaaatatcATTACCGTAACCGCTCGTATTTGTGTAAATTGACCTTAAGAGTCAATATGTCTATATTATCTTAAAATCGTGTGGCCGATGTAATTACAAGCAAAAACACGATtgaattatgaatattataaatTGCAATTTGTTCTGTGTTTAAAATAGTTGCGAGCTGAAATAGAGACTACAATGCAAAATGCTATTAAGAACGATTATGACACAAACAAAGAAACTGAAGACTCAATAGATTATGTGCAGGAGAAGGTAAGTAGACCAACATACAATAGAACCTCTTGGGACAGCTTTTGAACCTTAAAAAATTCGTAGTATTATATTACGTATCGCCCCTCGTTTGTTAGACGAGAATGCGTGGTGTCCCAAATGGAGTGGTGCTATTGCAATAACTATCATattaaattaggcctatgttgttGTGTATAACTATACATTATTATGAATAAAGCAAACAGCAAAAAAGCATTTTAGAACAGACCTCGTACAGGCCTATAGCAACTCATCACTGAACTTTCATTTTGTTGTGCGGAAACTAATTCAGGATTCGAGTATGCAACCATTGCTAGCTTATATTTTTATaagaatagtaggcctaaattagtAGATCGGTGACATGTAAAGTCCGATTCTCACTTCTGTAAATGTTGTATAGCATCTAGCACCATATGTATAATACTGCTTGACACGTGACTACTATCTTAGGAGCAATAATCACATGTATGTGAcgctttatttataataataacaggatttttatagcgctcaaggcgcatttaccCATCCTTACGcttataaaaaagtaaataaaaagtattacCCACATGCGTCGTGACTGCGCATCACACAATACTGCCTGGACAGTGGACAGAATCGGGTGAGCACCTTAAACTTCTACCGTATTGAATTTCTTAATAGTTTGAATGCTGTGGAGCTATGTCACCAGCAGACTGGGATGACAGAACCCTGGGAAAACCTGCATCATGTTGTAAGGAAACAGACTGTAACCCGTCAACGTCGGGAACTACATGGGAATCTGTAAGTGCATTTACATATGGCCATCATAATTGATTATCATTGTAATTATTATCTTCATAATTATTTGTATCATTAATCATCACATCAAGTCATAATAGCCATTCCAATTTACTCTCGAAATTTGCatgcatgtttttttatgttactgATGTAACATTTAATTAGACTCTTTCTACAAGTCTTTAGTTTCTTAGAGTTGCATAGCGCTACCAGCAGGTGTTTTCATATTTCCAAATTCACTCAAGCTGCTCAAGAAATATTGTATGACACGCAATGTGTGCCAAAATGACCATTTTCTATATACCTCCTATACCattgattatttatttcacAGGGATGTGTCGACGCTGTTGACGATTGGGGAAAGCAGAATCTTTTGATTCTCGGTGGCCTGTGTCTTGGTCTGCTAGTCTTTGAGGTATGAACACTATCGCACCTTTTTTTCAAATAGATTAAGAATGTGTAGATTGGTTAACGCTAGGTTCCCAAGGATGCAACGCAACGATGTAAGTGCAcggcaagtgaattgaccaatgacaagcaaccgtttgaataatccatcgcttgtgattggtcaaatcgctTGCATTGCTCAATTAGTCCTGCGAACTAAgcttattaaagatgtattgtcccctaaaaacatgaaaaatgaagattaattgaatcagactttgaataggttagtTTGTAGAAAAAACcgaaaaaaattatgttttcacttagaAAAAGACTAAATAAATGgtaattcaaccaaaaacccattggctggcagccaatttgaccattttttgttttaaattacagaggtaaataattttttttttcgatctaatttttggtcaaaatggataactatgatgcgacattaaaatggcatatttaacaacAAGAATTAAAAAACTGTGTTACACCGAATAAAGGCCAAAACATAACTATTTCGTATCAATGTTTCTTTTCAGCTTATCCCAATGTGCCTTGCTTGTTGCTTAAGGAAATTGATCAAAGACGACtaaatattgtaatgttttatgGTTCTTGTCTACGAACtgtgttttaaaattactactcattaacatattttatattatagagTTGTCATTACTCTATTTTCAAAGAATTGTTTAAACGTTTTTTAGTTAACCATGTcgattgtatatactgtactggtACTTGTATTTATCAATGTAGAAAGTGTTGTTTTTAATTTAGGCATTCAGGTTGTATTGAagtgtaaaataaatgtatttcaaTCTTAATTATAAACCCAACACCACGTTACATAAGTTACGGAATACATGGCGATTGTAACAATATTGATAACAAGTTTAGGCCTAGATAATTGATATGAAACACTATAGGCAAATGTACTCAGCCCGGGACTTTGTTACGGGTAAAGTAAGCCTACATTCGAACAGTAATGTACGATAGGCTAGATAGTACTATACAATAATGTCTTTCGAAAACAGCATCGCCAAAATTAAGTTTTAACTTAGCATAGACCTTCTAAACTTGATTCGACTAATTTTTTAGATAGAGATTAGGGCACGTCACGCAGCCAAGTGAATTGTGTGTTTGTACTTTGTGGAAATATGCACactttcattaataatataagATACATTTCAAAAACTAATTGAACTTTTTTTGTAAGTTTGTAAACAATTGCAGTGCGAAAGAAGAAATCAGGAAAATAGTTATacgtattttgattttttaagtgtgtattttttatttaaggaTTGCAACAATGTAATTGGTCAGACGTTTCTTGCCTTACTCTGACATAgcaactattttttttttattacaatacctTATCTGATCTTTGATAGGATGGAGAATacaatacaaacatacaaaataatctatatttataatgaaaatgttgtaagaaaacttttaatatttttacgATGTTGTTATAGATTTTAACCgatttaaaatttgaatttatcTTGTAACTATTTATAACaatgttatttctgaattataGTGATATCGCGTTAATAATATATACGATTAAATACAAGTTTTATCGTATCTTTAGTGGATATTGTTAAGTAATAAAGCGAAGAAACCGACCTAATTGttgaaagaaattgaaaaaaaaatgatattcttATTGAAGTAACATAAACGatttatgatatagtaaccagttatgtcgaaaaattaaaacatgcgcagagacgaatattaggttctgcgcatgtcaattatgctatagtaaccagttttatctattttttgacacaaatggttactatagcaaaatcaacatgcgcagagacgaatattatgttctgcgcatgtcaattatgctatattaaccatttttaaatttttttatatataattagttactatagcataataaacatgcgcagagacgaatattagggtctgcgcatgtcaattatgctatagtaaccagttttatctattttttgacacaaatggttactatagcaaaataaacatgcgcagagtcgaatattgggttctgcgcatctctattatactatagtaaccagttttatcgaaaaataaaaaggtcgaaaatttgccatttttttgaaaaaatccctgtactatatatagtacagggaaaatTTCGAAAagtgaccatttttcgaaaactttcatttttttttatatacatggGCAGAGacgaatattaggttctgcgcatgtcaattatgctatagtaaccagttttatctatttttttacacaaatggttactatagcaaaataaactTGTGCATAGTCaaatattgggttctgcgcatgtcaattatgctatagtaaccagtttaaacgaaaaataaaaaggacgaaaatttgtcattttttgaaaaaatccctgtactatagtacaggaaaaatgtcaaaaaatgaCCATTTTTTTACCCTCTcattttttgatataattagttactatagcataataaacatgcgcagagacgaatattaggttctgcgcatgtcaattatgctatagtaaccagttttatctattttttgacacaaatggttactatagcaaaataaacatgcgcagagtcgaatattgggttctgcgcatctctattatactatattaaccagttttatcgaaaaataaaaaggtcgaaaattggtcattttttggaaaaaatccctgtactatagtacaggaaaaatTTCGAAAAGTGACCATTTTTCGacactttcattttttttaatatacatgGGCAGAGacgaatattaggttctgcacatgtcaattatgctatagtaaccagttttatcaatTTTTTGACACAAATGGTTACTacagcaaaataaacatgcgcatagtcaaatattgggttctgcgcatgtcaattttactatagtaaccagttttatcgaaaaataaaaaggtcgaaaatttgtcatttaaaaaaaaaatccctgtacaggaaaaatttcaaaaaatgaccatttttcgaccctttcattttttgatataattagttactatagcataataaacatgcgcagagacgaatattaggttctgcgcatgtcaattatgctatagtaaccagttttatctattttttgacacaaatggttactatagcaaaataaacatgcgcagagtcgaatattgggttctgcgcatctctattatactatagtaaccagttttatcgaaaaataaaaaggtcgaaaatttgccatttttttgaaaaaatccctgtactatatatagtacagggaaaatTTCGAAAagtgaccatttttcgaaaactttcatttttttttatatacatggGCAGAGacgaatattaggttctgcgcatgtcaattatgctatagtaaccagttttatctatttttttacacaaatggttactatagcaaaataaactTGTGCATAGTCaaatattgggttctgcgcatgtcaattatgctatagtaaccagtttaaacgaaaaataaaaaggacaaaaatttgtcattttttgaaaaaatccctgtactatagtacaggaaaaatgtcaaaaaatgaCCATTTTTTTACCCTCTcattttttgatataattagttactatagcataataaacatgcgcagagacaaatattaggttctgcgcatgtcaattatgctatagtaaccagttttatctattttttgacacaaatggttactatagcaaaataaacatgcgcagagtcgaatattgggttctgcgcatctctattatactatattaaccagttttatcgaaaaataaaaaggtcgaaaattggtcattttttggaaaaaatccctgtactatagtacaggaaaaatTTCGAAAAGTGACCATTTTTCGacactttcattttttttaatatacatgGGCAGAGacgaatattaggttctgcacatgtcaattatgctatagtaaccagttttatctattttttgacaCAAATGGTTACTacagcaaaataaacatgcgcatagtcaaatattgggttctgcgcatgtcaattttactatagtaaccagtttaatcgaaaaataaaaaggtcgaaaattggtcatttttttgaaaaaatccctgtactatagtacagggaaaatTTCGGAAAGTGACCATTTTTCGacactttcattttttttaatatacatgGGCAGAGacgaatattaggttctgcgcatgtcaattatgctatagtaaccagttttatctattttttgacaCAAATGGTTACTacagcaaaataaacatgcgcatagtcaaatattgggttctgcgcatgtcaattttactatagtaaccagtttaatcgaaaaataaaaaggacgaaaattggtaattttttgaaaaaatccctgtactatagtacaggaaaaatgtcaaaaaatgaCCATTTTTTTACCCTCTcattttttgatataattagtttttatttttatttttatttttcgattaaactggttactatagtataattaatatgcgcagaacccaatatttGACTAGTACAggaaaaatgtcaaaaaatgaCCATTTTTTAACCCTCtaattttttgatataattagttactatagcataatatacatgcgcagagacgaatattaggttctgcgcatgtcaattatgctatagtaaccagttttatctattttttgacacaaatggttactatagcaaaataaacatgcgcagagacgaatattGAGTTCTGCGCATGtgaattatactatagtaaccagttttatcgaaaaataaaatggtcgaaaatttgtcatttaaaaaaaaaatccctgtactatagtacaggaaaaatttcaaaaaatgaccatttttcgacccttttattttttgatataatttgttactatagcataataaacatgcgcagagacgaatattAGGTTCTGAGCATGtcaattatactatagtaaccagttttatcgaaaaataaagaggtcgaaaattggtcatttaaaaaaaaaaatccctgtactatagtaaataagaaaaaatcCCTGGCATAtcgatattttaaaatatgtttataattattgaCATAACATTCTCAGATATTGGATTATTTCCCTACATTCCTTgctaaacttaaaataaatttgttctccgataataattaggcctatgtatataatttaaaatactttttatatatattttttattttatgatttaaacTTTGCTTTGgaattttgatatattatattttaagatgGTATAATCATTGCTTGTGAAACTGGGTGAGTGGGGAACACAGGCTTTAAGtcatagtgattaggttcgctTTTGTGTCCCATGCCAGTTCACTCAGTTggttatattgtttttttgtatgtcgtgtttttcatgtattttatatttggcaataaaagaataagaataagaataagaacaCATTATGTACGTCTGCACATGCCAATTTATGTTAGTAACCAGTTATGCCGAAAATaaatagtacagggatttttttcgaataatgaCCAAATATCGACattttataatatgtatatattatccTTTCGTTTGCTAAAAACTCAggatataaaacaaattattaaattgttcacCTTCAGCCTGAAGCTCCAAACGGTGTGTTTAACGCGTTAGTAATCAGGTTTATATAACGAACGAAAAAATGAGAACGTAATTCTGTAATACCAGCTTAATCTTACTAGTACGTCCTCTTGTGACACatcttttataaaaatgttaataatactgtataactgTACGGACACATTTTGACCGGGTGAGGGCGTCGTTGTAGCAAGTTAATGGTCTTGAATTTGATTTTTTAAGTAAACTATAATCACTTCAATTTTCGCGGGCATCGTTGGAATTTTGTTCGAAGTTCACGTCACGCCATCGCGATTTACTTAACTTTtagttatacagtattttaattggTCTGATTTTACGCTAACTTCATTTTTTAGCTGGTACCCGACGTGAAAGTACTATATCGATACTTCAAGAAGATACAGAGAGTGTAGTGTAAGAAAAGGTGAGGTTGGAAGATTATTCATCGATTGTTGCACAGTTTGGTACGCGTTGGTAAGCTTAATCACAGTAGGTGTTCCTCATTTTAAGGTAATGCAATCCAGACGGCTTTTCTGGTATTACTATTAGATGTACAGAGTACAAGGGTCCATGTTAAAACAATAGAATCGTATGTTTGTTTTAATCAATCAAGTAGTATAAGCCTGATTCTATCATGCCATGTTtgttttttgaatatttttttttagatcgtTGGTATATAGAATGTTAGTATGGACATtcaaaaaattgttataatttaaaattctaGAGCCGAGCTATTTAAACATATTCTATATTCCTTCTTAAACCACGTACGTATGCCTAAATgtttagtttttaatatttagtacCATCTAGTATGGGATTCTATGGATTCTATAGTGTgccatattttataatagaTATACTTTTAACGTTTTTGTTACATTTATGGTCTTTAAGTAAAAAGTGATctctttattttttgttaaattacattttatctAAAACTATCCTGCATGTtctttatagtaggcctagtatgcCTACCATGTGTTTCTTATTTATTGAGAGGAGACCGCAGAAACTTGTTAATGTAAAGTAAAGAGTTCTTTAAAAACCAAGTCATGTATACCATGCACCAGGGGTCGCGCCAAGGGGCCTTTTTACATTAACACACAGACGAAAcgcatttgtttgtttttttatttgtatcgAATTGAAGTGTAGAGTAAACACATTCAAAGCCACGCACTAATCTGAAGGTCAGGACCATGGTCGACTTTAaactttgtataatatttaaaaatgatattatggTTAAAACTATAGCATCAAAGTTGTAATCTGctactataaataatacattcaagTATAAGCGACTGGCACATAACATGCATAAATGCATATAACTACACAATCTGTGTGTATCGAGTTAAAACCGAAATAATTAAGAACATTTGAGGCTTCAGGGAATGAAAACATGTCGGAATTTCAGACTTTATAGACAATTGAGAACCGTCTAATCTACGGATCTACGACCTAGCCTACGGAGTAAATACCATATAGCCTCCATTAATCTCTAAACACAAATTTTCTACTTTGTTTAAATGTTGTacatttaggctaggcctatttttatGAACTTTTGATTTAGTATAACTATAAATGCCTGAAAGATTTACGATtcattttttcaaataattttcatCATGTGACCATGCGACTTGCCTGTAAGAACCAAGTTCATTGAACCATGGAGGACTTCCTTTAAGATTTAACTACAATCCTCACATGATTATCATTATAAAAATCAAGCCCCAGGGACAGATTGTTGCTTTTGTTCATGCGGAGAATATTAGGCCCACATTTtttggctaggcctactagaataATGCCATGAGTTTTTGTTTCTCTAGAATGACGTGTCGCAGCAGTTTTGTTCGGTCTGCTTTGATCGTGATTAACCTGTTTGTTTGGGTAAGTTATATATTAAACATTAgttatgaataattattttcatctttaggTTGGTCATCTAGCTGAGCCAGGGAAGAGAGCGAAGTTATCACACAGTCCAACTCAGctgatatttattaattttcatctAAACCCtagaaacattttatataatgtttactaATATAAATGGGCCGGCTGTTTCTAGCTATTGCACTAATAATGTACTATACTAGGTGTTTTACCGAATgatcgtacgatcaaaacggtatTGGGTATGTTCCGTGTTATATGTTCCTAACTAATCAttcattcatagaagtactgatgaagaagtCAATGGCGACTATACCTGACTTTCTTCGACTTTTGATAGTATTCAAATAGTTTTGAAAAATGTGTTAGGATACAAATGTACGATATatgatgtataggcctatgcttATTACAAGCTAAAGTTCGAATGCTCATAATTGTGTTTGGTCAAAACTTTTTTATTGGGTCTGGGATCCAGACTTTATTATCCTTAATTGCAGCGAATTAACTAACGGTATggtattaaacaatttaatatcAAAGTCGACCTTATGTCTACTTCTATTCTGTATCaaactaaataaaacatatCAATGACGAGATTTATACCCTTATCAAGCTAAAGTTACTAAATTTAAATTCCACCATAAAtcgtaaattaaattaattggtATGTTATTGATAACTATGCTACCCGTACATTggtttattgtacagtatatactgtctTTACTGTACCAAACTATTGCACTCTTTCTTAACTATGTCATACGATCTCAAAGAAGGCATTGAGTAAAAAACACAATAGAGGAAAATTGTGAACCACGATACCACAGTGAAAATTGGcgagttgtagaaaaattctaAACAAAGCAGATCTCGTTatgtttgttgtatatttttcaaaatgtatgctgagaaaatgtgtaaaaatcATTACGAAATTGTATAAAGACTAATATTATACAATCCTCCTACAGTAATGTATGTCAATCTGACCAAATTTGAATTTGTATTACTTGAAACCTTAAATAAAAGCTGTTACCTCCCATATGGTATTGGACAATATGCACAATATTGCACAATATGCTGTTGTGGTGGTCCATAAGTTTATAATGCGCACCGCACGACCGCTGGGTCAGACGCCTCACCCCTTCCCGTCCGTTGTTTTCTTTAGTATTTCTCTCAAAATCTAATCTTCCATTAGTaagtatatcaatatttaaactAAACACTGCGCTAACCAATTCtttcttattatttaataacttaGTCCATTAAATTagtatttcatgtttttttttctaatattgCTATAGCTAGGAGGAACAGCTATTTTAGGCGTTGGTGCATGGATTGTCAGTGACCTTTCTGATACCGAACAAGAAGCTCCGGGTCAGGCCTTTATCTTGGGAATTGGAATAGCTGCAGTTGTTCTGGGTGTATTTGTTTCATTAATTGGAATCAGTGGATGCTGCGGAGCCTGTAAAGAGAATGTCTGCTGCCTCAAATTGGTATGATAACTTTAGCTATGTTCACATGCTCTTTTGTCTATCGGAGTTAGTACAAGCGTGTTCACACGCTCTTTTGTCTATCGGAGTTAAATACTGTCCCAAGCATTTGGTTTATCTCTCTCTTCCTTTACGTTTAAaccttttcaattcaattcaattcaattaaaactttattatccccatggggaaactctgttggccttttcaaaagtacagtacatacaaatataaaatggatacagtacataaaatataaaatacgataaaaaaagccatacaaaatatacatataaaatgtaTGTGGTCCGACGTCACATAATGTAAACCGGAGTTATATAAACCAGTACACTGAAGTTGCATCGGAGTTAATGATACGGAGGTGTAAGATACGTTGAATGCACAGTACCTCATGATTTGATTCAGTTTAAATATGTACATGTGAACATGCTTCTCTTCAATGAGAATAACGCAATGATAATAGTCCTTACATTTTTCAAATCAGATACCGGGACCGGGGTATTTAAATCCAATTTACTCTtaatataactattattattattttttatgatcattattttaaaataaagattggTTTGTATTCGGGCTTTCCTATTGTTTCCCTAACCACATTGTTTGTTTACAGTTTGTTGCATTGGTGTCACTATTGGTCTTATCGGAACTTGTGATAGCAGTGTTTTCTATTTTGATGTCTAGCCAGGTACAATATGTTAATAAATGAAAGTTcaaatataatgttataatctACAGTTTATACGATAGTGTATGTGTTTTATTGGAAACAAAATAGCAATGTAACTTGAGGTTCATTGCAATGTTGCATTCTATAATCTACTCTAATTTCCACCCGGCATAAATTATcatatcataggcaaattccacaatacagtatcacatgtaTCAAGGGTTAAGGGTTAGGGTCTATACAGGATTTACAGATACATGTATGAAGTtgcaataatattaaaaatttgtaaatTTGTAGTACTGTACGGCAAACTTTtgcttaaaaatgttttttttttacaaaatatgttaAGTTATAGGAGGCCGAGTTATCCACCTTACCCCTCAACTTTCCACCAGACTTTAATTACTTCTATTATATTGGAACAGATTGAAGAAAAAGTAGACGAACAAATGATGCAATCTGTAAAGGTGTACAACCTCCATCCAGAGGCAACTAAAGGCTTAGATCGTGCTCAGTACGGGGTAAGAC
Encoded proteins:
- the LOC140054821 gene encoding 23 kDa integral membrane protein-like is translated as MGDCCTACGSGIAKIILFVLNLIVWIAGCVILGLGAYVYIEADDFSSLIESDTIYNFAILLMATGGFLFLVGLSGCYGACAENVCCLMLYFGLMLIVLIMQLAGGIMAFIYQDDLRAEIETTMQNAIKNDYDTNKETEDSIDYVQEKFECCGAMSPADWDDRTLGKPASCCKETDCNPSTSGTTWESGCVDAVDDWGKQNLLILGGLCLGLLVFELIPMCLACCLRKLIKDD
- the LOC140054297 gene encoding 23 kDa integral membrane protein-like isoform X1, translating into MSFCFSRMTCRSSFVRSALIVINLFVWLGGTAILGVGAWIVSDLSDTEQEAPGQAFILGIGIAAVVLGVFVSLIGISGCCGACKENVCCLKLFVALVSLLVLSELVIAVFSILMSSQIEEKVDEQMMQSVKVYNLHPEATKGLDRAQYGLQCCGSSGPSDYNENINITENMVPATCCKQPMDECTFMQDSETVYQTGCTERLVEYADEYLACIIGVSLVLLVCQILSLIFGCCLIRSVQDEEKV
- the LOC140054297 gene encoding 23 kDa integral membrane protein-like isoform X2, with amino-acid sequence MTCRSSFVRSALIVINLFVWLGGTAILGVGAWIVSDLSDTEQEAPGQAFILGIGIAAVVLGVFVSLIGISGCCGACKENVCCLKLFVALVSLLVLSELVIAVFSILMSSQIEEKVDEQMMQSVKVYNLHPEATKGLDRAQYGLQCCGSSGPSDYNENINITENMVPATCCKQPMDECTFMQDSETVYQTGCTERLVEYADEYLACIIGVSLVLLVCQILSLIFGCCLIRSVQDEEKV